A stretch of the Mesorhizobium sp. Pch-S genome encodes the following:
- a CDS encoding phenylacetate--CoA ligase family protein: MKLLDIARGAYVRSPEPLRRLLAPLVARVPTAMKFGATYRSWREQITQAAADPAYAGHAHLAALRALLQKAHAGSPFYRGLIDKAFGSGFDLATLQLTDLGRLPVLTKQALRDAGNDVLAEPASNLDEATTSGNHTEQPFVFYLDKDRSTREIAFVYDAWSRIGYGEQTARACFRGFGLDAQGKRLYEWEPALRELRLSVFPMTVKDAALYLDLIDERGIRFLYGYPSAIELFCRHMRKLGRIPKLRIEGIMPISEPLFPHQRASIQSVLGEVPFACFYGLSEKALFAVEMPGRMDSYEFNPLYGLAELVDDDDAPVVEPGKLGRLIGTGFLSTGMPFIRYDTGDRARLLELPSAENGQRLRVDAIMPRRNIDYLIAADGSHVVSLSLAPEDPIFFEGLQEFQFYQDTPGEAVVRYIPVDGAIGDPAERLIANLNGQTHGAIRFSAEQVERIAWGRAGKRAFVEQRLNMADFE, from the coding sequence ATGAAGTTGCTCGACATCGCGCGCGGCGCCTATGTGCGCAGCCCTGAGCCTCTGCGACGGCTCCTGGCGCCGCTGGTGGCGCGCGTCCCGACCGCGATGAAGTTCGGTGCGACATATCGTTCATGGCGGGAACAGATCACCCAGGCGGCTGCGGATCCTGCCTATGCCGGGCATGCGCATCTGGCCGCGCTGCGGGCGCTGCTGCAGAAAGCGCATGCGGGCAGCCCCTTCTATCGCGGCTTGATCGACAAGGCCTTTGGTTCCGGCTTTGACCTTGCGACGTTGCAGCTCACTGACCTCGGCCGTCTGCCGGTACTCACCAAACAGGCTCTGCGCGATGCAGGCAACGACGTGTTGGCGGAGCCGGCATCGAACCTCGACGAAGCCACGACCAGCGGAAATCACACCGAGCAGCCCTTTGTCTTCTACCTGGACAAGGATCGCAGCACCCGCGAGATCGCCTTCGTCTATGACGCGTGGTCGCGCATCGGCTATGGCGAGCAGACAGCCCGCGCCTGCTTCCGTGGCTTTGGCCTCGATGCCCAGGGCAAACGCCTGTACGAGTGGGAGCCGGCGTTGCGCGAGCTACGGCTTTCGGTGTTTCCGATGACAGTCAAGGACGCCGCCTTGTATCTCGACCTGATCGACGAGCGCGGCATTCGCTTCCTCTACGGCTATCCTTCGGCGATCGAGTTGTTCTGCCGGCATATGCGCAAGCTCGGCCGGATACCGAAGCTGCGCATCGAAGGCATCATGCCGATTTCCGAACCTCTTTTCCCTCATCAGCGTGCCAGCATCCAGTCCGTGCTCGGCGAGGTACCTTTTGCCTGTTTCTACGGCCTGAGTGAAAAGGCGCTGTTCGCCGTTGAAATGCCCGGACGCATGGACAGCTACGAATTCAATCCGCTTTACGGGCTGGCGGAGCTGGTCGACGATGATGACGCGCCCGTTGTGGAGCCCGGCAAGCTGGGACGGCTCATCGGGACCGGCTTCCTGTCCACCGGCATGCCGTTCATTCGCTATGATACCGGAGATCGTGCCCGGCTGCTCGAACTGCCCAGTGCTGAAAACGGCCAGCGGTTGCGGGTCGACGCCATCATGCCGCGCCGCAACATCGATTATCTGATCGCCGCCGACGGCAGCCACGTGGTGAGTCTGTCACTGGCGCCGGAGGATCCGATTTTCTTTGAAGGATTGCAGGAATTCCAGTTCTATCAGGATACGCCGGGTGAGGCGGTGGTTCGCTATATTCCGGTCGATGGGGCGATTGGTGATCCAGCCGAGCGGCTGATCGCCAACCTGAATGGGCAGACCCACGGCGCCATCCGTTTTTCGGCGGAACAGGTCGAGCGCATTGCCTGGGGGCGTGCCGGCAAGCGCGCCTTTGTCGAGCAGCGTCTCAACATGGCAGACTTCGAATAG
- a CDS encoding cellulase family glycosylhydrolase, translating into MRIVAFIAIWALSLITAAKAEPIALQKGVGVHGWLNWSPVEPDRSYKWPPYRTEKQWLGAGRPLSDWPDGEVFASIRSMGFDFVRLTVDPGPLLASDGARRQQALDILASAVAHVTSNGLKVVFNLHSVEQVPAYGLRMFSGSADSEDVARYRAMVTAVAAMLVGVGTDKVAFEPYNEPTHYPCDASGSDDWQRIMSDTVRDIRGVSRDLTIVATGGCGGSVAGLVNLKPDFDDPNLYYSFHMYEPHSFTHQRPDGTTTTFASGLPWPADSGTPEIVIETLGAQMEAAGLSQVERMMNTVSARERIAQYFAENWGPSQLEAVFQQAADWAKANNIASKRLFMGEFGVILMSADGRMGAFDADRLRYLTVVRQLAERYGMPWSIWEFTNPDGMTVIQPTGPALPDRDLLKALGLVP; encoded by the coding sequence ATGAGAATAGTGGCGTTTATCGCAATATGGGCACTCTCGCTGATCACAGCCGCCAAAGCCGAACCTATTGCCTTGCAAAAAGGTGTTGGCGTGCACGGATGGCTGAACTGGTCTCCGGTCGAACCAGACCGCTCCTACAAATGGCCGCCGTACCGAACCGAAAAGCAATGGCTGGGCGCAGGCAGGCCCCTCTCCGACTGGCCCGACGGCGAGGTCTTTGCCAGCATCCGGTCCATGGGGTTTGATTTCGTCCGCCTGACCGTCGACCCGGGGCCCCTGCTCGCCAGCGATGGCGCCAGGCGCCAGCAGGCCCTGGACATCCTTGCTTCGGCTGTGGCGCACGTCACGTCGAACGGGCTCAAGGTGGTCTTCAACCTGCACAGCGTCGAACAGGTTCCGGCCTACGGTCTCAGGATGTTTTCCGGCAGCGCCGACAGTGAGGACGTCGCCCGCTATCGCGCCATGGTCACGGCAGTGGCTGCCATGCTGGTCGGGGTCGGCACCGACAAGGTCGCCTTCGAGCCCTACAACGAGCCGACCCACTATCCTTGCGATGCAAGCGGCAGCGACGACTGGCAGCGGATCATGTCGGACACGGTCCGCGATATCCGTGGGGTCAGTCGCGACCTCACCATCGTCGCGACGGGTGGCTGCGGCGGCAGCGTTGCCGGACTGGTCAACCTGAAACCCGACTTCGACGATCCCAATCTCTACTACAGCTTCCACATGTACGAGCCGCACAGCTTCACGCATCAGCGGCCGGACGGTACAACAACGACCTTTGCATCGGGCCTGCCGTGGCCCGCCGACAGCGGCACGCCGGAGATCGTGATCGAAACCCTCGGCGCACAGATGGAGGCTGCCGGTCTCAGCCAGGTCGAGCGCATGATGAATACGGTTTCGGCGCGCGAGAGGATCGCCCAGTATTTCGCCGAAAACTGGGGACCGAGCCAGCTCGAGGCGGTTTTCCAGCAGGCGGCTGATTGGGCCAAAGCCAACAACATCGCAAGCAAGCGGCTGTTCATGGGTGAATTCGGCGTCATCCTGATGTCCGCCGATGGCCGCATGGGAGCCTTCGATGCCGATCGCCTTCGCTATCTGACGGTGGTGCGGCAGCTGGCGGAGCGCTATGGCATGCCGTGGTCGATCTGGGAGTTCACCAATCCCGACGGGATGACGGTCATTCAGCCCACAGGACCTGCGCTTCCGGACCGTGATCTGTTGAAAGCGCTGGGTCTCGTGCCATGA
- a CDS encoding heparinase II/III-family protein, translating into MRIGWYINRLRSMSPAEILHRLGEHRRKVVSRRRDDGWQRYGSPQLHPVFHGLRGAVQANANADQRQAITAAAADTLEGRFSALGRTWPPRDRHRLFAAEAWRLDPVSGTLWPGPEVHAFDVDFRSAGDRGDIKYVWEFNRLQQLPPLAVQWLLSGDGKCLEAIEAAIDSWHAANPPFRGVAWASGIEVALRAISLIVTLDIAGDKLAVATRGKTGEILAASAYWLPRFPSRFSSANNHLVAELAGEYLISLAFGSESVSARAALVAEVDKQILADGAGAEQTPTYAAFTAELILLCATAARQAGSPFPTSVDARLAAFAEFAGWLPARGGGFGDDDEGRALTLGDEPDYVRSVAAAIHGYLGMAGDAPAPGDFRALFFGAPSRQAPTPDGLRTFAQGGLSVWHGTMNGRRIDLTYDHGPLGYLSIAAHGHADALSLTLCIDDEPVLVDPGTWLYGSGREWRNWFRSTPAHNTLNIEGQSQSIISGPFNWSHKARATLVESQDGLPWKLSASHDGYKARFGVVHRRTVTGEVDGIRITDQLLGGSHKAEIVFQLAAGLEASREGGTVRVSRGEETLLTIRFPDGAVDIRAGGDAPGQGGWVSPRFGVRQPAPRLAWRGEVGRDGVAIHLAVPPRLSVQSDIL; encoded by the coding sequence ATGAGGATCGGCTGGTACATCAACCGGTTGCGCAGCATGAGCCCGGCCGAGATCTTGCACCGGCTGGGGGAGCACCGCCGCAAGGTTGTTTCCAGGCGCCGCGACGATGGCTGGCAGCGCTATGGTTCACCCCAACTGCATCCCGTGTTCCACGGATTGAGGGGCGCCGTACAGGCAAACGCGAATGCGGACCAACGGCAGGCCATCACGGCCGCCGCCGCGGACACGCTTGAGGGGCGTTTTTCCGCACTCGGGCGGACATGGCCGCCGCGCGATCGCCATCGTCTCTTTGCCGCCGAGGCCTGGCGCCTCGATCCGGTCAGCGGCACGCTCTGGCCGGGTCCGGAAGTGCATGCCTTCGATGTCGACTTCCGGTCGGCCGGCGACCGCGGCGACATAAAATATGTCTGGGAGTTCAACCGGCTGCAGCAACTGCCGCCACTGGCTGTGCAGTGGCTGCTCTCGGGCGACGGCAAATGCCTGGAGGCCATCGAGGCCGCCATCGACAGCTGGCATGCCGCCAATCCGCCGTTTCGTGGAGTGGCCTGGGCTTCCGGCATCGAGGTCGCTTTGCGCGCCATCAGCCTGATCGTGACGCTGGATATTGCAGGCGACAAACTGGCTGTGGCGACACGCGGCAAGACAGGCGAAATACTGGCGGCAAGTGCCTACTGGCTGCCGCGGTTCCCCTCCCGGTTTTCGTCCGCCAACAACCATCTCGTCGCGGAACTGGCTGGCGAATATTTGATCAGCCTGGCTTTCGGCTCCGAATCCGTCTCCGCGCGTGCAGCGCTTGTCGCCGAAGTCGACAAGCAGATCCTCGCGGATGGCGCTGGCGCCGAGCAAACCCCGACCTATGCGGCCTTCACGGCCGAGCTCATCCTGCTCTGCGCCACCGCGGCTCGTCAGGCCGGATCGCCGTTTCCCACCTCCGTCGATGCGCGCCTGGCCGCTTTCGCCGAGTTCGCGGGCTGGCTTCCTGCGCGGGGCGGCGGCTTCGGCGACGACGATGAGGGGCGGGCGCTCACGCTGGGAGACGAGCCTGATTATGTCCGCTCGGTCGCGGCCGCCATCCACGGTTATCTCGGCATGGCGGGCGATGCTCCGGCGCCAGGCGATTTTCGCGCGCTTTTCTTTGGCGCTCCATCGCGTCAGGCACCGACCCCGGATGGATTGCGCACGTTCGCGCAAGGCGGTCTCTCCGTCTGGCATGGGACGATGAACGGTCGCCGCATCGACCTGACATACGATCACGGCCCGCTTGGCTATCTCTCGATCGCAGCGCACGGCCATGCCGATGCGCTGTCGCTCACCTTGTGTATCGACGACGAGCCGGTGCTGGTCGACCCCGGCACCTGGCTCTACGGCTCGGGGCGCGAATGGCGCAACTGGTTCCGCTCCACGCCGGCGCACAACACCCTGAACATAGAGGGGCAGAGCCAGAGCATCATTTCGGGTCCGTTCAACTGGTCGCACAAGGCGCGCGCGACATTGGTCGAGAGCCAGGACGGGCTGCCCTGGAAGCTCAGTGCCAGCCATGACGGGTACAAGGCCCGCTTCGGCGTCGTACACCGGCGCACCGTGACCGGCGAGGTCGACGGCATCCGGATCACCGACCAATTGCTCGGCGGCAGCCATAAGGCTGAGATCGTCTTCCAGCTCGCGGCCGGCCTCGAGGCAAGCCGGGAGGGCGGCACGGTCAGGGTATCACGCGGCGAGGAGACGCTGCTGACCATCCGCTTTCCGGATGGCGCGGTCGATATCCGCGCCGGCGGCGATGCGCCTGGCCAGGGCGGCTGGGTCTCGCCACGTTTCGGTGTCAGGCAACCGGCACCGCGGCTTGCCTGGCGGGGCGAGGTCGGCAGGGACGGAGTTGCCATCCACCTTGCGGTCCCACCCCGGCTTTCCGTGCAGTCCGACATCCTTTAA